A single Lactuca sativa cultivar Salinas chromosome 8, Lsat_Salinas_v11, whole genome shotgun sequence DNA region contains:
- the LOC111903071 gene encoding NAC domain-containing protein 2 has product MVGRENNCNLPPGFRFHPTDEELIMFYLRNQSLSKPCPVSIIPEVDIYKFDPWELPEKTEFEENEWYFFTPRDRKYPNGVRPNRAAVSGYWKATGTDKAIYSGSKYVGVKKALVFYKGRPPKGVKTDWIMHEYRLKESRSQPAKKLGSMRLDDWVLCRIYKKKTAAKPLEQREEDSNAENVASDDHNSMDLQSMKIPRTFSLAHLWELESLGSISHLLDDHNTNYENNAGIETGIGIMPQSSTPILETRVRESHPIKFEDTHQNNLNQSSFFSPMFGFQ; this is encoded by the exons ATGGTTGGAAGGGAAAACAACTGTAATCTCCCACCTGGGTTTCGATTTCACCCCACCGATGAAGAATTGATCATGTTCTATCTGCGAAACCAGTCGTTATCTAAACCATGTCCTGTTTCTATAATCCCTGAAGTTGATATCTACAAATTTGATCCATGGGAGTTGCCTG AGAAAACGGAATTTGAAGAAAACGAATGGTATTTCTTCACACCTCGCGATAGAAAATACCCAAATGGAGTTCGCCCAAATCGAGCAGCTGTTTCAGGGTATTGGAAAGCTACAGGGACAGATAAAGCGATTTACAGTGGATCAAAATACGTTGGCGTGAAGAAAGCTTTGGTGTTCTACAAAGGTAGGCCCCCAAAGGGGGTTAAAACCGATTGGATTATGCATGAGTATCGATTGAAAGAGTCTCGATCACAACCCGCTAAGAAACTCGGATCAATGAGG CTTGATGATTGGGTTCTATGTCGAATTTACAAGAAGAAAACTGCTGCAAAACCTTTGGAACAAAGAGAAGAAGATTCAAACGCCGAAAATGTTGCTTCCGATGATCATAATTCCATGGATTTGCAATCAATGAAAATTCCGAGGACGTTTTCACTTGCTCATTTATGGGAATTGGAATCATTAGGTTCGATTTCTCATCTTTTAGATGATCACAACACAAACTATGAAAACAATGCCGGAATCGAAACTGGAATTGGAATCATGCCTCAATCGtcaactccaatcttggaaacgaGGGTAAGGGAATCGCATCCCATCAAGTTTGAAGACACCCATCAAAACAACTTAAACCAATCAAGTTTTTTCAGTCCAATGTTCGGATTCCAATGA
- the LOC128127735 gene encoding uncharacterized protein LOC128127735, with protein sequence MDRRFESDRHTIMSPNFFVSHALEEGQDWRAFMAGIATYPNFMVAWWNVDTVLLPIHSSPNHWLFGELRLASMEVHIYDSLGRGAYEKFKSEGIFSKFERRVANYLDKIKYWARSNIPRIPLNMQFIYEENVPQQSSHLGDCEHYHRY encoded by the exons ATGGATAGACGGTTTGAGAgcgaccgacatacaataatgtctccaaatttttttgtttctcatgctttggaagaaggacaggactggagggcgtttatggctggtattgctacgtaccccaacttcatggttgcttggtggaatgttgatacg gtcttattgccgattcattcatcccctaatcattggctatttggggaactacgattagcgtcaatggaagtgcatatttatgacagtcttggtagaggggcttatgaaaaattcaaatctgaaggaatcttttccaaatttgaacgtcgggtggcaaattatttggacaagattaagtATTGGGCCCGGAGTaacatcccaaggattccattgaatatgcaattcatttatgaagaaaatgttccccaacaaagtagtcatttgggagattgcg agcacTATCATCGGTATTGA
- the LOC111885799 gene encoding uncharacterized protein LOC111885799 translates to MNKNNTTENVFGDIQDDKVLEERNEYAGNKFDDDVFDVNDYSEVKEEWEERNDNAGNKFDDDVPDEDELIITGIADYFDDDDDKEVTPDKPRSRKPSQYLCPPYTEVFVLFIN, encoded by the exons atgaataaaaacaatacaactgaaaatgtttttggtgatattcaagacgacaag gtgttggaggagaggaatgagtatgcggggaacaaattcgatgatgatgtgtttgatgtaaatgattatagtgaagttaaagag gagtgggaggagaggaatgacaatgcggggaacaaatttgatgatgatgtgccgGACGAAGACGAACTAATAATAACGGGAATTGCAgattattttgatgatgatgacgacaaagaagttacacccgataaaccgaggagtcgaaaaccatcacaatatttgtgccctccttacaccgaggtattcgttttatttataaactga